In the Flagellimonas sp. MMG031 genome, one interval contains:
- a CDS encoding DUF4138 domain-containing protein, translating to MKIYPYLPILFFSLATLYGQTDTLYVNDTHVLPLIFPKPISRAVTGHSNYTLGYNQETPERVGLLQGNQGDDSNLLVVTEDGLAYSYYLVYRKPLEEKHRFVNKSEAIGNVLPEKRKDEMAQKKRRRFQTVTLADSLQYSKASRYFMERNTTVFKAKRKDGMVLRLRDVAYFGRETYIVLEIENKSDIDFEVDFVQLFKVHGNPRKKSSYQKLSLEPLYGYKKPSIVKVGHVERFVYVVPKFTLIGRERLMIELQEKSGSRKLLLKGKRYHGRAKGSNIKWQSKGPNRIFEPKVFTRH from the coding sequence ATGAAAATATATCCATATTTACCGATACTTTTTTTCTCACTTGCTACGCTCTATGGCCAAACGGACACTTTATATGTCAACGATACCCATGTGTTGCCCCTGATATTCCCAAAGCCGATATCACGAGCTGTCACCGGGCATTCCAATTATACGCTGGGATATAATCAAGAAACTCCAGAAAGGGTAGGGCTTTTGCAAGGTAATCAGGGTGATGACAGCAATCTGCTAGTGGTGACCGAGGATGGGCTGGCCTATTCCTATTATCTGGTATATCGTAAACCATTGGAGGAAAAACATCGGTTTGTCAATAAGAGCGAGGCTATTGGCAATGTCCTGCCCGAAAAGCGTAAGGATGAAATGGCCCAAAAGAAAAGAAGAAGATTCCAAACAGTTACACTAGCGGACAGTCTTCAGTATAGCAAGGCCAGCCGCTATTTTATGGAACGAAATACCACCGTGTTCAAGGCCAAACGTAAAGATGGCATGGTTCTTCGACTTCGTGATGTGGCCTATTTTGGCAGGGAAACCTATATCGTCCTTGAGATAGAAAATAAGTCCGATATCGATTTTGAGGTGGATTTTGTCCAGCTGTTTAAGGTGCATGGGAATCCAAGAAAGAAATCCTCCTATCAGAAACTTTCCCTGGAACCACTTTACGGTTATAAAAAGCCTTCCATCGTCAAGGTAGGCCATGTGGAGCGTTTTGTATATGTGGTACCCAAGTTTACTTTGATTGGTAGGGAGCGTCTAATGATAGAGCTACAGGAAAAAAGTGGCAGTCGCAAACTGCTGCTAAAGGGTAAAAGGTACCATGGGCGTGCTAAGGGCTCTAATATTAAATGGCAAAGCAAGGGACCAAATAGGATATTTGAACCGAAGGTTTTTACTCGTCATTAA
- a CDS encoding TraG family conjugative transposon ATPase: MNTEVNFHESYPIVDVDQNRILANNGNIAYAYRVELSEIYSLSEADFEELHGHWFQALKSLPIGTLVHKQDIYRKTSFDASQLPKVSFLAKATRDHFKGREHLSHESLIFFIWPKNRAINSSALINPFAKVSKKLPQTLGDQAEEFGKTVRDTVGYLNNSSKLKLLAFNQAAMIQYTDTYFNGFNEGYDTDMVLEKDKVKVGEHRFGAMAVNNEGCFGDSVQTSRPNEQYTADGFLFHQGFIDGFGLTFPGNHIVNQFIHLDDRHKWRKLLEKRLEELSKSSNFGSRNKLLFDRVSDTLSRLNQDDSSLIIRGQLNVLCWAKSEKNLDQSLSELTARFKELDIKPYCPVGKSRIHYVLNSYPLFSSNFGDTDLYVTDLKHALCLWINSTNYRSDKKGIIFNDRLENIPVVKDVWDERKHRIKARNFAIFAPTGEGKSFLANNILRQYFEQDVRLVIIDLGGSYAKFAQLYPEEHIILKYEPGKNLGINPFYKTPGDGVAAEWLEDLTNFLIELYATDDTIGKAHQVALKKILRSYYETIKEGHSLEGLYAFIQEHQNTLLETLGIDPGYFNLTNFLHILSEYVGDGIYSFLFKVREDQSHRLEDKRLIIFELDEVRDNREVLSVMLKLIKSAIQRTIWKNRSERGIILFDEFAKQLKFPNVLESVEFYYQAIRKQNGAIGIVLQSINQLPENHTSATILENTQVIYSLRNEKGYDALGKRLNLSIHDLNQLRSIKSDLKGERKYTEIFIKIGSESNIYRLEVPPEAYAAYLTDGTENQAIMELYEKTQDMELAIQTFVHQKTLQHENN; the protein is encoded by the coding sequence ATGAACACTGAAGTGAACTTTCATGAAAGCTATCCGATTGTGGATGTCGATCAGAACAGGATATTGGCCAACAACGGGAACATCGCCTATGCCTACAGGGTGGAACTGTCCGAGATTTACTCCCTCTCGGAGGCGGATTTCGAGGAGTTGCATGGCCATTGGTTCCAGGCATTGAAATCCCTCCCCATTGGCACCTTGGTCCACAAGCAGGATATCTATCGAAAAACATCCTTTGATGCCAGCCAATTGCCCAAGGTTTCCTTTTTGGCTAAGGCCACAAGGGACCATTTTAAAGGCAGGGAGCACCTTTCCCATGAATCCCTGATCTTTTTTATCTGGCCCAAAAACAGGGCCATCAATAGCTCCGCGCTGATCAATCCCTTTGCCAAAGTATCCAAAAAGTTACCGCAGACCCTTGGGGACCAAGCGGAAGAGTTTGGCAAAACGGTCAGGGATACCGTTGGATATCTCAATAATTCATCAAAACTCAAACTGTTGGCGTTCAACCAGGCCGCTATGATCCAATATACGGATACCTATTTCAATGGATTCAATGAAGGATACGATACGGACATGGTATTGGAAAAGGACAAGGTCAAGGTCGGCGAGCATCGGTTTGGGGCCATGGCCGTGAACAATGAGGGCTGCTTTGGTGATAGCGTTCAGACCAGCCGGCCCAACGAACAATATACCGCAGATGGATTCTTGTTCCACCAAGGTTTTATCGATGGGTTCGGTCTTACCTTTCCCGGGAATCATATCGTCAACCAATTCATCCATTTGGATGATCGGCACAAATGGCGCAAATTGCTTGAAAAGCGATTGGAGGAACTCTCCAAGAGCAGCAATTTCGGCTCCCGGAACAAACTGCTGTTCGATAGGGTATCGGATACCCTTTCCAGGCTCAACCAAGATGATTCGTCATTGATCATCAGGGGCCAATTAAACGTGCTTTGCTGGGCAAAGAGTGAAAAGAATTTGGATCAATCGTTATCGGAACTCACCGCCCGTTTCAAGGAACTGGATATTAAACCCTACTGTCCGGTGGGCAAGTCACGTATCCATTATGTGCTCAACAGCTATCCCTTGTTTTCCAGTAATTTTGGCGATACCGACCTTTATGTCACCGACCTAAAACATGCACTCTGCCTATGGATCAATTCCACGAATTATCGTTCGGATAAAAAGGGAATCATTTTCAATGACCGTCTGGAAAACATACCAGTGGTCAAGGATGTATGGGACGAGAGAAAACATCGTATCAAGGCCCGGAACTTTGCCATATTCGCTCCAACGGGAGAGGGCAAGTCCTTTTTGGCCAACAACATCCTACGGCAGTATTTTGAGCAGGACGTACGCCTAGTGATCATCGACCTAGGGGGTAGTTACGCCAAGTTTGCTCAATTATATCCGGAAGAACACATCATCCTGAAATACGAACCCGGTAAAAACCTTGGTATCAACCCCTTCTATAAAACCCCAGGCGACGGTGTCGCCGCAGAGTGGTTAGAGGACCTGACCAACTTCTTGATAGAACTATATGCTACAGACGATACTATAGGCAAGGCACACCAGGTCGCCCTGAAGAAAATCCTTCGTTCCTATTATGAAACAATCAAGGAAGGGCATTCGCTCGAAGGACTGTATGCCTTCATCCAAGAACACCAAAATACGTTATTGGAAACCTTGGGTATTGACCCCGGCTATTTCAACCTGACCAATTTTTTGCACATCCTCTCCGAGTATGTGGGCGATGGTATTTACAGTTTTCTTTTTAAGGTCAGGGAGGACCAATCCCATCGGTTGGAGGACAAGCGACTGATCATATTCGAGCTGGACGAGGTCAGGGACAACCGTGAGGTCCTGTCCGTGATGCTCAAACTCATCAAGTCTGCCATCCAACGGACCATATGGAAAAACCGAAGCGAGCGGGGTATCATCCTCTTCGATGAATTTGCCAAACAGCTCAAGTTCCCCAATGTTCTGGAGAGCGTGGAGTTTTACTATCAGGCCATCAGAAAGCAGAACGGGGCCATTGGCATTGTACTGCAGTCCATCAACCAATTGCCAGAGAACCATACCTCGGCCACCATCTTGGAGAACACCCAGGTCATCTATAGCCTGCGGAACGAAAAGGGATATGATGCGCTAGGGAAACGCCTCAATCTAAGCATCCATGACCTGAACCAGCTCCGGTCAATCAAGAGCGATTTGAAGGGCGAACGCAAGTACACTGAAATCTTTATCAAGATAGGATCCGAAAGTAATATCTACCGTCTGGAAGTGCCCCCAGAGGCCTATGCAGCCTATCTTACCGACGGTACTGAAAATCAGGCCATCATGGAGCTTTACGAAAAGACCCAAGATATGGAATTGGCCATCCAAACATTCGTCCATCAGAAAACACTGCAACATGAAAATAACTAA
- a CDS encoding conjugal transfer protein, with translation MKITKSQSIRNRCRSLVLGLAFILFLPAGAACQGMPVYDNTNFISLAKQLVESAKQTAELLKMVEQLNAVREKIEKVNNAVRQYQAVRDITRNNERLFEMVRDDLREVLNSPYIHGDEIETISNAFNGIMEHSLDQLDFMGQVLSNDFLNMTDAERLAILEAQREESQKILADIKHRKKRYDMVISFRKMQAIIKDRKPNF, from the coding sequence ATGAAAATAACTAAAAGCCAATCAATCCGGAATAGGTGCCGCTCTTTGGTATTAGGGCTTGCCTTTATCTTATTTCTGCCTGCAGGCGCTGCCTGCCAGGGGATGCCGGTGTACGATAATACCAACTTTATATCCTTGGCCAAACAGCTGGTCGAATCCGCAAAGCAGACCGCGGAATTATTAAAGATGGTAGAGCAGCTCAATGCGGTGCGGGAAAAGATAGAAAAGGTAAACAATGCGGTGAGGCAGTACCAAGCGGTCCGGGACATCACCCGCAACAACGAACGACTTTTTGAGATGGTCCGGGACGATTTGAGAGAAGTCTTGAATTCACCCTATATCCATGGCGATGAAATCGAGACCATATCCAATGCCTTCAACGGAATCATGGAACATTCCCTGGACCAATTGGATTTTATGGGGCAGGTGCTCAGCAATGATTTTTTGAATATGACAGACGCAGAAAGGCTGGCGATATTGGAGGCCCAACGGGAGGAATCCCAAAAAATATTGGCCGATATCAAGCACCGGAAAAAGCGGTACGACATGGTCATCTCCTTTCGGAAGATGCAAGCAATAATCAAGGATAGAAAGCCCAACTTTTAA
- a CDS encoding MBL fold metallo-hydrolase, whose product MHIQLWRNATIQIAVGKTNILIDPMLGEKGAVGPFPFTNDQRENPLVPLPFSEEKLRKKLKCIDAVFVSHLHPDHWDEAAIRLIEKTTTIICPEPLAKTIASYGFQKIITLNDQMVLDDIQLHLTNGQHGTGDIGKHMGQVNGIILEHHNLKLYIAGDTIWCPEVKKAITEHRPQHIIVAGGAATFAIGDPVTMTGKDIKALCEHASKASIWITHMEAVSPCRENRAMLTEYLKYHGLLNQCKVLADGEKVALN is encoded by the coding sequence ATGCACATACAGTTATGGCGCAATGCCACCATCCAGATTGCAGTCGGAAAAACCAACATACTGATCGACCCCATGCTGGGAGAAAAAGGAGCGGTCGGTCCTTTTCCCTTTACCAATGATCAACGTGAAAATCCATTGGTCCCCTTGCCCTTCTCTGAAGAGAAACTTAGAAAAAAACTGAAATGCATTGATGCCGTCTTTGTTTCGCATCTGCATCCGGACCACTGGGATGAGGCAGCCATTCGTTTAATCGAGAAGACAACCACAATCATATGCCCTGAACCTTTGGCAAAAACCATAGCTTCTTATGGCTTTCAAAAGATTATTACGCTCAATGATCAAATGGTCCTGGATGATATCCAACTCCACCTGACCAACGGACAGCATGGTACTGGTGACATAGGGAAACATATGGGCCAAGTGAATGGAATCATACTTGAGCACCATAATCTTAAACTCTATATCGCAGGGGATACCATATGGTGCCCTGAGGTTAAGAAAGCTATAACCGAACACCGCCCCCAACACATCATTGTGGCAGGGGGTGCGGCTACCTTCGCCATAGGAGACCCCGTTACCATGACCGGAAAAGATATCAAGGCTCTTTGTGAACATGCTTCTAAGGCATCCATTTGGATAACCCATATGGAGGCGGTAAGTCCATGCAGGGAGAATAGGGCCATGCTTACCGAATATCTAAAGTACCATGGGCTTTTGAATCAGTGCAAGGTATTGGCCGATGGGGAGAAAGTAGCGCTAAATTAA
- a CDS encoding cupin domain-containing protein, with amino-acid sequence MKKKRANSEHYIWGENCHGWHLLKNDRLSIIEESMPPNTSEVKHYHNKAQQFFYILRGSAVFELDNTTLHIGEREGIHIGSQVIHQIRNEGSTNLEFIVISEPTSKGNRVIIEQTKTKQQS; translated from the coding sequence ATGAAAAAAAAACGTGCAAACTCGGAACACTACATTTGGGGAGAAAATTGCCATGGTTGGCATCTATTGAAAAATGACCGATTGAGTATCATAGAAGAGTCCATGCCTCCCAATACTTCTGAGGTGAAGCATTACCATAACAAAGCTCAGCAATTCTTTTATATTCTAAGGGGTAGTGCAGTTTTTGAGTTGGACAATACAACTCTGCATATTGGCGAACGGGAAGGGATACATATCGGAAGCCAAGTTATCCACCAAATTCGAAACGAGGGCAGCACAAATTTGGAATTTATTGTAATCTCAGAGCCCACATCTAAAGGTAATCGGGTAATCATAGAACAGACCAAAACCAAACAACAATCCTAA
- a CDS encoding helix-turn-helix domain-containing protein — MDKPAMDYKDFENCGLKKALTMLSGKWKPMILHYLFHYGEFRFNDLWRSMPRVSKKVLADHLRQMESKGIIKRRETNGFPPEVNYALTEKGKSLGPILAALEKFGNN; from the coding sequence ATGGATAAACCAGCGATGGACTACAAGGATTTTGAGAATTGTGGATTAAAGAAGGCATTGACCATGCTTTCGGGAAAATGGAAACCCATGATCTTGCATTATTTGTTCCACTATGGGGAATTCAGGTTCAACGACCTCTGGCGATCGATGCCTAGAGTTTCTAAAAAAGTACTTGCAGACCATTTACGGCAAATGGAGTCCAAGGGCATCATCAAAAGACGTGAAACAAACGGCTTTCCACCCGAGGTGAATTATGCCCTCACGGAAAAGGGTAAGTCTTTGGGGCCTATCCTCGCCGCGTTGGAGAAGTTCGGGAATAACTGA
- a CDS encoding serine hydrolase — translation MPKFIITDFLILVLTQLFNTAYIGSMIEYGISVKNDDSRRLILTIISLFLSINMFFAQNEEEKLADIIDYLRELSYPEFSGVVLLAKGDNVLFKKAYGYSSIEYEEKNTVNTLFNIASITKTMTAVAALQLVDKGLLDLDTPVGEYLPDYPNYFDFCNFILNMTL, via the coding sequence TTGCCAAAATTCATAATAACTGATTTCTTAATTCTTGTTTTAACTCAATTGTTTAATACTGCGTATATTGGAAGTATGATTGAATATGGCATAAGTGTAAAAAATGATGATTCGAGGCGTCTTATCCTGACCATTATATCACTATTTCTTTCAATCAACATGTTTTTTGCGCAGAATGAAGAGGAAAAACTTGCTGATATCATCGATTATCTTAGAGAGTTATCCTATCCTGAGTTTTCTGGCGTGGTCTTACTTGCAAAGGGGGATAACGTTCTATTTAAAAAGGCTTATGGGTATTCAAGTATAGAGTATGAAGAAAAAAATACTGTCAATACATTATTCAATATTGCCTCAATAACAAAAACAATGACAGCCGTGGCGGCCCTTCAATTGGTCGATAAAGGTCTATTGGATTTAGATACTCCAGTAGGTGAGTATTTACCAGATTATCCTAACTATTTCGATTTTTGTAATTTCATTTTAAATATGACTCTTTGA
- the traM gene encoding conjugative transposon protein TraM, translating into MMKLDRNKLLFIGLLVSICGFIMLYALQLEEPSKDDEIRQTKVPELVEEPEEFSSKLEAVDAIKDERERTKPSLYGEEYIDSTGAYDPELQEKQRQRIVDSIYREGRIDYGAGTYRKPKSRTQPIVDIQTENSDPKPEPKPIDFSKAHTAFFGSRPIQKDSVHPPVAIRAIVNGEQRVRAKNRLELRLNEDMDINGRYFTRNTLLYGFVSFRANRVFLSIDHIGQHPVRLKAYDTMDGGEGIYVENSYREEATREVLDDAVQDISLPGMPQLGGIKQVFRRSNRTVRVTVHDGYQLILKSENQTL; encoded by the coding sequence ATGATGAAACTGGATAGAAACAAATTGTTGTTTATAGGTCTGCTTGTTAGCATTTGTGGGTTTATTATGCTCTATGCATTGCAGCTGGAGGAACCTTCAAAAGATGACGAGATAAGACAAACAAAGGTGCCGGAACTGGTAGAGGAACCAGAAGAGTTCAGCTCAAAGCTAGAGGCCGTTGACGCCATCAAGGACGAACGCGAACGGACAAAGCCCAGTCTGTACGGGGAAGAGTATATCGATTCCACCGGGGCATATGACCCGGAATTACAGGAGAAACAGCGCCAGCGTATCGTGGACAGCATCTATAGGGAGGGGCGTATTGATTATGGGGCGGGCACTTACCGTAAGCCAAAATCAAGGACCCAACCAATAGTGGATATCCAAACGGAAAACTCCGACCCAAAGCCAGAACCAAAACCCATCGACTTTTCCAAGGCCCATACCGCTTTTTTTGGCTCCAGACCAATACAAAAAGATAGTGTACATCCTCCCGTTGCTATTAGGGCCATAGTTAACGGTGAGCAACGGGTACGGGCCAAAAACCGTCTGGAACTGCGGCTTAATGAGGACATGGATATCAATGGCAGATATTTTACACGAAACACCCTGCTCTATGGATTTGTTTCGTTTCGGGCCAATAGGGTCTTTCTGTCCATTGACCATATTGGCCAGCATCCTGTCCGTTTAAAGGCCTACGATACCATGGACGGGGGAGAGGGCATCTATGTGGAGAACAGTTATCGCGAAGAAGCAACACGAGAGGTGCTGGACGATGCCGTTCAGGATATCAGCCTTCCTGGTATGCCTCAATTGGGAGGCATCAAACAGGTGTTCCGACGCTCCAATCGTACCGTGCGGGTGACCGTTCATGATGGCTATCAACTCATACTCAAATCAGAAAATCAAACCCTATGA
- a CDS encoding conjugal transfer protein TraK, producing the protein MKKVYKNITDVLRLNRFIVLAVVVLCLLTSGLSMGLLYHYQEKLLNAAFAIGADGTIVPLELVGQEKKREVEALAHIDLFHRLFYGIDDSNYHDHLDKALWLGDASVDAIYRQKKSDGVYNRLLQFSLRQQVVQVDIELDLDKEPYRFRARTIFEVHRGAVMDRYQLVTSGELIVVERNFPNNPHGLLITDFFEDSLRQLEPENN; encoded by the coding sequence ATGAAAAAAGTATATAAAAACATCACTGATGTCCTTCGTTTGAACCGTTTTATTGTTCTGGCGGTGGTCGTTCTCTGTCTATTAACAAGCGGCCTTTCGATGGGACTGCTGTACCACTATCAGGAGAAATTATTGAACGCTGCCTTTGCCATAGGTGCCGATGGCACGATAGTGCCATTGGAACTGGTAGGCCAAGAAAAGAAACGGGAGGTGGAGGCTTTGGCCCATATTGATCTGTTCCACCGGCTTTTTTATGGTATTGATGATAGCAATTACCACGACCATTTGGATAAGGCCTTGTGGCTAGGGGATGCTTCGGTGGATGCCATTTACCGTCAAAAAAAATCGGATGGGGTCTACAACCGACTGTTACAGTTTTCGTTGCGGCAACAGGTTGTACAGGTGGACATTGAACTGGACTTGGACAAGGAGCCTTATCGTTTTAGGGCGAGGACCATATTTGAGGTCCATCGGGGAGCGGTCATGGACCGCTACCAATTGGTTACCTCAGGCGAACTCATTGTAGTGGAACGTAATTTTCCAAACAATCCGCATGGATTGTTGATTACCGACTTTTTTGAAGATTCCCTCCGTCAACTTGAACCAGAAAACAATTAA